From the Clostridiales bacterium FE2011 genome, one window contains:
- a CDS encoding VWA domain-containing protein gives MKKNLTEMVFILDKSGSMSGLEADTIGGFNGMIEKQKKEEGEALVSTVLFSDESHVIHDRVDLQKIEPMTDRQYYVGGCTALIDAIGGAIHHIGNVHKYAREEDRPEHTIFVITTDGMENASRHYTSDKVKSMVQRQKEKYGWEFLFLGANIDAVETAARFGINEDRAVNFCNDAQGQALNYSEVSEAVRTVRACAPLGRGWKRKIEEDFKSRKDN, from the coding sequence CGGACTGGAGGCTGATACCATCGGCGGTTTCAACGGCATGATCGAAAAGCAGAAGAAGGAAGAAGGCGAAGCCCTGGTCTCCACCGTGCTGTTTTCCGATGAAAGCCACGTTATCCATGACCGTGTGGACCTGCAGAAGATTGAACCGATGACGGATCGGCAGTACTACGTCGGCGGCTGCACCGCCCTGATCGACGCCATCGGCGGAGCCATCCACCATATCGGCAACGTCCACAAATACGCCCGGGAGGAAGACCGGCCGGAGCACACCATCTTCGTCATTACCACAGACGGCATGGAAAACGCCAGCCGCCACTATACCAGCGACAAGGTCAAAAGCATGGTCCAGCGGCAGAAGGAAAAATACGGCTGGGAATTCCTCTTCCTGGGAGCAAACATCGACGCTGTGGAGACGGCCGCCCGTTTCGGAATTAATGAGGACCGGGCCGTGAACTTCTGCAATGACGCCCAGGGCCAGGCACTGAACTATTCCGAGGTCTCTGAAGCGGTCCGGACGGTCCGCGCCTGCGCGCCGCTGGGCCGCGGCTGGAAACGGAAGATTGAGGAAGACTTCAAATCCAGGAAAGACAATTAA